CTACGACAAGTGTCGCGTCAGGACGCCTAGCAGCGCCGGGCAGGATGTGGCGCTGGCGGCGGAACTTTGGCGGCGCAGCGATGACTGGATTGGTTGAGGCTTGCGCGTCAGCTACTGCGACAGGGCGGGACATCCTTATGGATAAATGCGGCGCTTTGCGATAACCTGAAATCGACGCCGCGATTCGCTTCGAATCAGCTGATCGCGGCGGCAGTCAAGCCATTCTCAGGGGGACTTTCATGGTTTGCATACCAGCCACAAAACGCGTTCGGAGCGCGATTGCGTTTGCAGCACGCTGCTTTACTGGCGCGATCACGGTGGCATTCGCCAGCGCAATCGTCAGCGCCCAGACATTCACCATCACCTTCGATGCCGGTGACCCGATCGGCGGTCTGCCGGTGGGTACCGTGCTGGGCAACCAGTACACCGCGTCGACCGGTGCGACATTTTCGGCCAATGCCTTCAGTGGCGCCGGCGGTCCAGTCGGGAACTGGGCCACCAATACCGATATGACCGTTGTCAGCAGCGCCGGCACAGACGTCGGAGGACTCGGCATACCGCCGCTGGTCAGCGGCAACCTGCTGCGTTCATTCAACGGCTGGCTGGGCGAGAATGGCGATGCCAGCATTCGCATGACGCTGTCGCCGCCAGCGCAAAGCTGCAGCGTGACCTTTGGCGGGATAGCGACCCCATCGTCCACCCGCCTGCAAGCATTCGACGCCGGCAATACCCTGATTTCTTCAGCCGTCGCGACTGCGGGGAGCGCGGGGCAGCAGACGCTCACTGTCTCGGGTGTTGGCAATGTCATCGCCTCGGTCGCCATCCTGCCGGGCGATTTCAATGACTGGGTCGGCGTCGACAACATCACTTGCACCCGCGTGGTCGTCGGCCCGACCAAGCTGGCCATCACTGCGCAACCCACACCTTCTGTGCAGGCGCTGGCGCCATTCAACGTCAGCGTACAGACGCAGAACGCGGCGAATGCGCCAACCAATGTCACCGCTGCAACCACCGTCAGTGTGGCGATCCAGACGGGTACTGGTGCTCTCACCGGCACGACGTCCTGCAACATTGCTGTGGGCGCCAACAGTTGCACGATCACGGGCATTGCCAGTAACGCGGTACAGACCGGCCTCGTGCTGCGCGCGACTGCAGTACCCGCGTTGACCGCCGCCGATACCGCGCCCTTCGACGTGACGGCCATCCCGCAAACGATCACCGGCTTTGCCCCGGCGTCGCCGGTCGTGTTTGGCGCGGCGCCTGCCACGCTGACGGCAACCGGTGGTGGGTCCGGCAACGCGGTTGTCTTTGCGACTACGAGTGCGCCTTCGATCTGCACGGTCGCGGGCAACCTGGTGACCTTTGTTGGTGTCGGCACCTGCAACCTGACCGCCAATCAGGCAGGGGGCGGCAACTACAGCGCAGCGCCGCAGGTCACGGCGAGCATCGTGATTGGCCTCGCTCCGCAAACAATCACTGGCTTTGCCCCGGCTTCGCCGGTCGTGTTTGGCGCGCCACCCGCAACCTTGACGGCAACGGGTGGCGGCTCTGGCAACCCGGTTGTCTTTGCGACTACGAGTGCACCATCCATCTGCACAGTCGCCGGCAGCGTGGTGACCTTCGTTGGCGTCGGTACCTGCAACCTGACGGCAAATCAGGCCGCCGGGGGCAACTTTGCGGCTGCGCCGCAGGTCACGGCGAGTATCGTCATCAACCCGGCCGCGTCGGTCATCACCGGGTTCAACCCGCCGCCGGTGGTGAACCTCGGGACTGGGCCCATCACACTCACGGCGACTGGTGCGCCGTCAGGCGTGCCGATCGTATTTGCCACGACCAGCGCATCGTCGATCTGCACTGTCAGCGGCAACCAGGTGATTCTGGTCGGCCAGGGCAACTGCATTCTCACCGCCAATCAGGCGGCGGGCGGCGGCTTCGCGGCGGCCCCGCAGGTCACGGCGACGATGTTGATCATCGCGGCTGCGGCCCAGGTGCCGGTGCTCGACCTGGGAGCACTTGCGGCGCTGATGGCCTTGCTGGTGGCTACGGGCGCCTGGCTGCGGCGTAAAGCGTAGCAGGGACAGCGCGGAGCGGCGTGGCGGGTGGGCGCCTAGCCGCTGTGCGCGAGCAGGCGATCGAGCAGCGCGCTGAGCTGCTGCTGCTCGGCGCCACTCAAACAACCGAAGATCTCTGCGTTGCGCTGCGCGATCAGTTGCATCACACGTTGCCAGGCGGCCTTGCCCGGCGCGGTGAGGTTGAGCACCACGCCACGACTATCCGCGTCACTCGTGGTCTTGCTCACCAATCCGGCGTCCACCAGTGCCTGGGCGGCGCGACTGGCCTGGCCTTTGGTCAGGTGGGCGTGGGCGGCGAGATCATTCACTGACAGCGGCGCAAAGCTACCGATGGCAGCGAGGCATCGACCATCGCTGATTGACATGCCGGTGTGCTCGGCGTAGGCACGGTTGCTCTGCAGGTCGGTCAGCTTGTGCAGGCGATGCAGACGCCAGGTGAGTGTTCGATCCAGTGCCGGTTGCGCAGCGGCCGCGCCAGTTGATGTCGTCCGCCGCCGGGTCATGTGTTGCTCAGGCGTTCAGCCTGTGTGATCTGTGCCAGCGCGGACGCCGCGTCGGGCTGCTCGGCCAGCAGTGATAGCGCAAGCGTCGCCAGCAACAGTGGTGAACGTGTTTCGCCGGTGCGGGCGATCGCCTCGGCGAGCGCGGTGTAGGTGGTGTCCAGTTCGGCGTGGGTCATGCGGTTCTCGTAGTCTGCTGCAATGCCTTGTCGATGATGGCGGCGATGTCGATATCGCGACCATTGCGCCAGCGGCCGAGCACGTAGCCATCCGGACGGATCACGTAAAGCGTGCCGGGCGCGGCCGCGAAGCGCTCGCGCATCTGCCCTAGGGTGTCGTGAATGTCGCCGTCGCGAATAGCCACCGTATCGCGAACACTGTAGACGCGGACACCGCCGCTACCTTTGGTGGCGGGTGCGATGTCACCGAAGTAGAGCGCCACGAAATGCTGGCCGAACAGTTCGCTCAGATGCTGCGCGCCGCCGGTGGTCTGAATACTTGCCTCGGGCGCTGGCAACCCGGCATGTGGCCCGCCGTCGAATGCACCGAAGTCTGCGATATTGAGCGGGGAATCGACGTACTCAATCGCGGTTGTCTGCCGTGGGTTGACCAGCGAGCGAACGCTGTCGTTCTCCAGCGCCAGCCGCAGCGCCGCTTCGCGCATCAGCCGAAAACCGTAGTTGGGTGGCGCCATGAATTCTGTGCTCTTGGCACCGTAACGGATGTTCTCGCGAGCGGCATGGACACGTTCGATGGAGTAACTGTCGAGCAGCGAATCGGCTGCCTCGCCACGCAACACCGCCGCCAGTTTCCACGCCAGGTTGCCGGCGTCGTCGAGCCCCGAATTGAGCCCGCGCACACCGAAGATGGGCACCAGATGCGCGGCATCGCCGGCAAACAGCACACGGCCGTGGCGATATTGCGGCAGCGTCAGGCATTTGGCGTTGTAGATCGAGATCCACAGTGGCTTCCAAGGTGCCGTCTCGCCAATCATGTCGAGATGGCTCTGCACGCGCGGTAGCACGTTCTCCGGCTTCACCGCCTCGGCCGGATCTTCATCGTCGCGGATCTGGTAGTCGATGCGCCACACGTTGTCCGGCTGCCGGTGCATCAGGATGGTGGAGCCCGGATTCGACGGCGGATCGAACCACGCCAGCCGCTCCACCGGGCGCGACGTCGCCTGTTCGATATCGACGATCACGTAGCGGCCGTCGTATTGCATCCCGCTTAACTGCAGTCCGAGCAATTCGCGCACGGTGCTGCGGCCACCGTCGCAGGCGATTACCCAGTCGGCCTCGATGCGATGCGTGCTGCCGTTGGCGCTGGTCACCTCGACGGTGTTTCCGTTCCCATGAGGCGTTACGTTGCTGACGCGCGTTGACCAGCGCACATCGACAAGGCCGGTGGCGATTGCCGCGTCATGGGCGAATTCCTCGGCGTAATACTGCTGGATATTGACCATTGGCCCGAAGCGCTGAGTCGGCTCTGCGGGCATCTCGAAATGCAGCACTTCGCGGTCACGGAAGTAGCTGCGCCCACCCACCCACGAGAGCCCCTTGTCCAGCATCGGCTTGTCG
This is a stretch of genomic DNA from Casimicrobium huifangae. It encodes these proteins:
- a CDS encoding FAD-dependent oxidoreductase; this translates as MTSSSTTSTSPLPARTPVLIAGGGPVGLTVAALLAQQGIASTVIEADSSFCDGSRAICMSRRSLEILGWIGADKPMLDKGLSWVGGRSYFRDREVLHFEMPAEPTQRFGPMVNIQQYYAEEFAHDAAIATGLVDVRWSTRVSNVTPHGNGNTVEVTSANGSTHRIEADWVIACDGGRSTVRELLGLQLSGMQYDGRYVIVDIEQATSRPVERLAWFDPPSNPGSTILMHRQPDNVWRIDYQIRDDEDPAEAVKPENVLPRVQSHLDMIGETAPWKPLWISIYNAKCLTLPQYRHGRVLFAGDAAHLVPIFGVRGLNSGLDDAGNLAWKLAAVLRGEAADSLLDSYSIERVHAARENIRYGAKSTEFMAPPNYGFRLMREAALRLALENDSVRSLVNPRQTTAIEYVDSPLNIADFGAFDGGPHAGLPAPEASIQTTGGAQHLSELFGQHFVALYFGDIAPATKGSGGVRVYSVRDTVAIRDGDIHDTLGQMRERFAAAPGTLYVIRPDGYVLGRWRNGRDIDIAAIIDKALQQTTRTA
- a CDS encoding MarR family winged helix-turn-helix transcriptional regulator; translated protein: MTRRRTTSTGAAAAQPALDRTLTWRLHRLHKLTDLQSNRAYAEHTGMSISDGRCLAAIGSFAPLSVNDLAAHAHLTKGQASRAAQALVDAGLVSKTTSDADSRGVVLNLTAPGKAAWQRVMQLIAQRNAEIFGCLSGAEQQQLSALLDRLLAHSG